The proteins below are encoded in one region of Micromonospora yangpuensis:
- a CDS encoding PPOX class F420-dependent oxidoreductase, whose translation MTDLDRLAAEKYVLLTTFRKDGRAVPTPVWAVQDGDTLAVWTVADSGKVKRIRRSGAVTVAPCDVRGRPHGPETPGRASLCDPADTRRVRQLLKRKYQLLGRLTLLGSRLRRGENGTVGIRITLAE comes from the coding sequence ATGACCGACCTGGACCGCCTGGCGGCGGAGAAGTACGTGCTGCTGACCACGTTTCGCAAGGACGGCCGGGCGGTGCCGACGCCGGTCTGGGCGGTCCAGGACGGCGACACGTTGGCGGTCTGGACGGTGGCCGACTCGGGCAAGGTGAAGCGGATCCGGCGCAGCGGCGCGGTCACCGTCGCGCCCTGCGACGTCCGGGGCCGCCCGCACGGGCCCGAGACGCCCGGTCGGGCCAGCCTCTGCGACCCCGCCGACACCCGACGGGTACGGCAACTGCTCAAGCGGAAGTACCAGCTGCTCGGCCGGCTCACCCTGCTCGGCAGCCGGCTACGGCGGGGGGAGAACGGCACGGTGGGCATCCGGATCACGCTCGCCGAGTGA
- a CDS encoding SRPBCC family protein — MGQGSTNVRQESARFSLRSSLVVPVPPEEAFAGFTGGLAGWWVREYTWSGPVALVELGVEPRAGGMLYEIGPHGFRADWGRVLTWDPPHRLVFTWQIGPDRAPLPDPATASEVEVWFQPDGPGQTRVTVEHRHFDRHGAAAEGYREALTAGWHELLTRYRASLA, encoded by the coding sequence ATGGGACAGGGGAGCACAAACGTCCGGCAGGAGAGCGCGCGGTTCTCGCTACGCAGCAGTCTCGTGGTCCCGGTCCCCCCGGAGGAGGCATTCGCGGGCTTCACCGGCGGCCTGGCCGGCTGGTGGGTCCGGGAGTACACCTGGTCCGGCCCGGTGGCCCTGGTCGAGCTGGGCGTCGAGCCCCGGGCCGGCGGCATGCTCTACGAGATCGGCCCGCACGGTTTCCGGGCCGACTGGGGACGAGTTCTCACCTGGGATCCACCACACCGGCTGGTCTTCACCTGGCAGATCGGGCCGGACCGGGCACCGCTGCCCGATCCGGCCACGGCCAGCGAGGTGGAGGTGTGGTTCCAGCCGGACGGCCCGGGGCAGACCCGGGTGACGGTGGAGCACCGGCACTTCGACAGGCACGGCGCGGCGGCCGAGGGCTACCGGGAGGCCCTCACCGCCGGCTGGCACGAGCTGCTCACCCGTTACCGCGCCTCGCTCGCCTGA
- a CDS encoding ABC transporter substrate-binding protein, with product MLGTRVPRAAALAVTAALLLATSACGTDEPEEADTRPVRLYGSDGNMQNSFAAELKDRADLVDGMKGTTPLTRLPESFTNRLRAVDPKLTDFLYAAESYDAVVISALAAQLAGSTEPAAIAKQIVGVTNGGQRCEDVAKCLELARDGQDIEYRGVSLNRAGFTDTGEPATASYATLHFDDQKIDDGKTEFVGAGDESNASTKAPPRARKQTPAVLRDSGAPLVLGGLLPRTGDLALAYPPLAAGSALALREINQAGGVLGEPMVWIDGDDGTNPTVAKATVASHVAAGVHVIIGAGASGISREVLPDVVAAGRILFSPSNTDASLSKVDDQGLYFRTAPPDSLQGRALADVILRDGPRRIVLLARKDSYGEGLQGYVQAELERAGIGDDRVKLITYQPPDSPEAPPVDFGSAAQEIRDYQAEAVLIIGFGESAPLIRALDDAGVRLHR from the coding sequence ATGCTCGGTACCCGAGTCCCGCGCGCCGCCGCACTGGCGGTGACCGCGGCGCTCCTGCTCGCCACCAGCGCGTGCGGGACGGACGAGCCCGAAGAGGCGGACACCCGACCGGTGCGCCTCTACGGGAGCGACGGCAACATGCAGAACTCCTTCGCCGCGGAGTTGAAGGACCGGGCCGACCTGGTCGACGGCATGAAGGGCACGACCCCGCTGACCCGGCTGCCGGAGAGCTTCACCAACCGGCTCCGCGCGGTCGACCCGAAGCTCACCGACTTCCTGTACGCCGCGGAGTCGTACGACGCCGTGGTGATCAGCGCGTTGGCCGCCCAGCTCGCCGGCAGCACCGAACCGGCCGCGATCGCCAAGCAGATCGTCGGCGTCACCAACGGCGGGCAACGCTGCGAGGACGTCGCGAAGTGCCTGGAGTTGGCCCGCGACGGTCAGGACATCGAGTACCGGGGCGTGTCGCTGAACCGGGCCGGTTTCACCGACACCGGTGAGCCGGCCACCGCCAGCTACGCCACGCTGCACTTCGACGACCAGAAGATCGACGACGGCAAGACCGAGTTCGTCGGTGCCGGTGACGAGTCGAACGCGAGCACCAAGGCACCGCCGCGGGCGCGCAAGCAGACTCCGGCGGTGCTCCGGGACTCCGGTGCCCCGCTGGTCCTGGGCGGCCTGCTGCCGCGTACCGGTGACCTGGCTCTGGCGTACCCGCCGCTGGCCGCGGGTTCCGCGCTGGCGCTCAGGGAGATCAACCAGGCCGGCGGGGTGCTCGGCGAGCCGATGGTGTGGATCGACGGCGACGACGGCACCAACCCGACCGTGGCCAAGGCCACCGTGGCGTCGCACGTCGCCGCGGGGGTGCACGTCATCATCGGCGCCGGCGCCTCGGGGATCTCCCGGGAGGTGCTGCCGGACGTGGTCGCCGCCGGCCGGATCCTCTTCTCCCCCTCCAACACCGACGCCAGCCTGAGCAAGGTGGACGATCAGGGGCTCTACTTCCGTACCGCCCCACCGGACAGCCTCCAGGGTCGGGCGCTGGCCGACGTGATCCTGCGCGACGGCCCGCGCCGGATCGTGCTGCTGGCCCGCAAGGACTCCTACGGCGAGGGCCTGCAGGGGTACGTCCAGGCCGAGCTGGAGCGGGCCGGCATCGGTGACGACCGGGTCAAGCTGATCACCTATCAGCCGCCGGACAGCCCCGAGGCCCCGCCTGTCGACTTCGGCTCCGCCGCCCAGGAGATCAGGGACTACCAGGCGGAGGCCGTGCTGATCATCGGCTTCGGTGAGTCGGCCCCGCTGATCCGGGCCCTCGACGACGCCGGGGTGCGGCTGCACCGCTGA
- the amcA gene encoding multiple cyclophane-containing RiPP AmcA, which produces MPETTRDRQPERTGVELTGPIAERVRDAADGLTALLHEAEAARRRRAEVAGDDGASAVCAWNHFENIPTFYNWNNRPR; this is translated from the coding sequence ATGCCCGAGACCACCAGGGACCGGCAGCCGGAACGCACCGGAGTCGAGCTGACGGGTCCGATCGCCGAGCGGGTCAGGGACGCCGCTGACGGCCTCACCGCACTGCTGCACGAGGCCGAGGCCGCGCGTCGACGCCGAGCGGAGGTGGCGGGTGACGACGGTGCCAGCGCGGTCTGTGCCTGGAACCACTTCGAGAACATCCCGACGTTCTACAACTGGAACAACCGCCCTCGCTGA
- a CDS encoding polysaccharide deacetylase family protein, translated as MNARIPLAVGLGLLLLVTGCGEPDSRTEPGAAPAWSSAPSPTPEATTGPVPTPAATPSPTRTSPPPPPPVRPRPTALPAGLRKTTGVRGVALTFDDGPDPVYTPRILDQLREAKVKATFCVVGTRARRHPELVARIAREGHQLCNHSWQHDMDLGRRPLAAIRADLKRTNKAIRAAVPDAKIPFYRQPGGRWTAEVVAVAKQLDMRSLHWTVDPQDWAKPTAATLTKRVHKAVRPGAVVLLHDGGGDRTATVTACPRLITEIKDRYGITKAR; from the coding sequence TTGAACGCCCGCATCCCTCTCGCCGTCGGCCTCGGCCTGCTGCTGCTCGTCACCGGCTGCGGCGAGCCCGACAGCAGAACCGAACCCGGTGCCGCGCCCGCCTGGTCGTCCGCACCGTCGCCCACTCCCGAAGCCACCACCGGGCCCGTCCCCACACCCGCCGCCACCCCGAGCCCGACCCGCACCTCACCGCCACCACCGCCACCGGTACGGCCCCGTCCCACCGCGCTCCCCGCCGGCCTGCGCAAGACCACCGGGGTACGCGGTGTCGCGCTGACCTTCGACGACGGGCCGGACCCGGTCTACACCCCCCGGATCCTGGACCAGCTGCGCGAGGCCAAGGTGAAGGCCACCTTCTGCGTGGTCGGCACCCGGGCCCGCCGCCACCCGGAGCTGGTGGCCCGGATCGCCCGCGAGGGCCACCAGCTCTGCAACCACAGTTGGCAGCACGACATGGACCTGGGACGCCGCCCGCTGGCCGCCATCCGGGCCGACCTGAAGCGGACGAACAAGGCGATCAGGGCGGCCGTGCCGGACGCGAAGATCCCGTTCTACCGCCAGCCGGGCGGCCGGTGGACCGCCGAGGTGGTGGCGGTCGCCAAGCAGCTCGACATGCGGTCGCTGCACTGGACCGTCGACCCGCAGGACTGGGCCAAGCCCACCGCCGCCACCCTCACCAAGCGGGTCCACAAGGCGGTCCGCCCCGGCGCGGTCGTCCTGCTGCACGACGGAGGCGGGGACCGCACCGCCACCGTCACCGCCTGCCCCCGGCTGATCACCGAGATCAAAGACCGGTACGGCATCACGAAGGCGCGCTGA
- a CDS encoding BldC family transcriptional regulator: MASRTHEPEPLLTPAEVASMFRVDPKTVTRWAKAGKLSAIRTLGGHRRYRESEVRALLQGQIPQQRQGD; encoded by the coding sequence ATGGCATCGCGAACGCATGAACCAGAGCCGCTGCTCACACCGGCCGAGGTGGCGTCGATGTTCCGTGTCGACCCGAAGACGGTGACCCGGTGGGCCAAGGCAGGCAAGCTCAGTGCCATCCGGACACTCGGAGGCCACCGCCGCTACCGTGAGTCGGAGGTTCGAGCCCTGTTGCAGGGGCAGATCCCCCAGCAGCGGCAGGGCGACTGA
- a CDS encoding Glu/Leu/Phe/Val family dehydrogenase: MGVFASTDDPGSTGHEQVVFCQDTQSGLRAIIGIYSTALGPALGGTRFYPYASEQAALADVLDLSRGMAYKNALAGLDLGGGKAVIWGDPDRVKSEALLRAYGRFVESLAGRYYTACDVGTYVADMDVVARETRYVTGRSVEHGGAGDSSVLTAWGVFQGMRAAAEHVWGDPTLRGRRVGVAGLGKVGRHLTGHLLDDGAEVVATDVSPRALDWARRTHPQVTLVDDAAALVAADIDVYAPCALGGALDDDTVPALRAKVIAGAANNQLAHPGIEKLLAERGILYAPDYVVNAGGVIQVADEIEGFNFDRAKLRATRIYDTTREILRLADAEGVPPAVAADRLAERRMAEVGRLRSIHLR; encoded by the coding sequence ATGGGCGTATTCGCGAGCACCGACGACCCCGGATCCACCGGTCACGAGCAGGTCGTGTTCTGCCAGGACACGCAGAGCGGACTGCGGGCGATCATCGGGATCTACTCCACCGCGCTGGGTCCCGCGCTGGGCGGCACCCGCTTCTACCCGTACGCCAGCGAGCAGGCCGCGCTGGCCGACGTGCTCGACCTCTCGCGCGGCATGGCGTACAAGAACGCTCTTGCCGGCCTGGACCTGGGCGGCGGCAAAGCGGTTATCTGGGGTGATCCGGATCGGGTCAAGAGCGAGGCGCTGCTGCGCGCCTACGGTCGGTTCGTCGAGTCGTTGGCCGGGCGCTACTACACCGCCTGCGACGTCGGCACGTACGTCGCCGACATGGACGTGGTCGCCCGGGAGACCCGGTACGTCACCGGCCGCAGCGTGGAGCACGGCGGCGCCGGCGACTCCTCGGTCCTCACCGCCTGGGGGGTGTTCCAGGGCATGCGGGCCGCCGCCGAGCACGTCTGGGGCGATCCGACGCTGCGCGGGCGGCGGGTCGGGGTGGCCGGGCTGGGCAAGGTCGGCCGGCACCTCACCGGCCACCTGCTCGACGACGGGGCCGAGGTGGTGGCCACCGACGTCAGCCCGCGTGCCCTCGACTGGGCGCGTCGCACCCATCCGCAGGTGACGCTGGTCGACGACGCCGCCGCGCTGGTCGCCGCCGACATCGACGTGTACGCCCCCTGCGCGCTGGGCGGCGCCCTGGACGACGACACCGTCCCGGCGCTGCGGGCGAAGGTGATCGCCGGTGCGGCGAACAACCAGCTCGCCCACCCGGGGATCGAGAAGCTCCTCGCCGAGCGGGGCATCCTCTACGCGCCCGACTACGTGGTCAACGCCGGCGGGGTGATCCAGGTGGCGGACGAGATCGAGGGCTTCAACTTCGACCGGGCCAAGCTCCGCGCCACCCGCATCTACGACACCACCCGGGAGATCCTGCGGCTCGCCGACGCCGAGGGTGTGCCGCCGGCGGTGGCGGCCGACCGGCTCGCCGAGCGCCGGATGGCCGAGGTGGGGCGACTGCGCAGCATCCACCTGCGCTGA
- a CDS encoding DUF3073 domain-containing protein, protein MGRGRAKAKQTKVARELKYHSPNTDLTALQRELAGAGKSDHTFDDDYKEYVDDDDEDHTGEDPDPWARSPR, encoded by the coding sequence ATGGGGCGCGGCCGTGCTAAGGCCAAGCAGACGAAGGTGGCCCGGGAGTTGAAGTACCACTCCCCGAACACCGACCTCACCGCCTTGCAGCGCGAACTGGCGGGTGCTGGTAAGTCGGATCACACCTTCGACGACGACTACAAAGAGTATGTCGACGACGATGACGAAGACCACACGGGCGAGGACCCCGATCCTTGGGCCCGTTCGCCCCGCTGA
- a CDS encoding 3-hydroxyacyl-CoA dehydrogenase family protein: MSEWSERPDPGDPRGGTGDRCVVVGAGTMGLGIAYVAAGAGYLVELVEVDPDRAQAAGKRLADLWDRAVGRGRLTAEEAAANRRRLTLVGGLAEVAAEPAVVVEAVPERLELKRAVLRQAATLRPALLGSNTSSIPIAELAAGLDRPERFLGLHFFNPVWAMALLEVVVGPATAEQTTAAGVALARRLGKDPVVVRDLPGFATSRLGVTLGLEAIRMLADGVASAADIDKAMVLGYRHPVGPLELTDLVGLDVRLDIAHTLQAAYGDRFAPPPLLEELVAAGRLGKKSGHGFYRWVDGSKVDSPDGEPTR, encoded by the coding sequence ATGAGCGAGTGGAGCGAGCGGCCGGACCCGGGTGACCCCCGTGGTGGCACCGGCGATCGTTGTGTCGTGGTCGGGGCCGGCACGATGGGCCTCGGCATCGCGTACGTGGCGGCTGGGGCCGGCTACCTGGTCGAACTGGTCGAGGTGGACCCCGACCGGGCCCAGGCGGCCGGGAAGCGACTGGCCGACCTCTGGGACCGGGCGGTGGGGCGCGGCCGGCTGACCGCCGAGGAGGCCGCCGCGAACCGGCGACGGCTCACCCTGGTCGGCGGGTTGGCCGAGGTAGCCGCCGAACCGGCCGTGGTCGTCGAGGCCGTACCGGAGCGGTTGGAGCTCAAACGGGCCGTACTGCGCCAGGCCGCCACGCTGCGCCCGGCGCTGCTGGGCAGCAACACCTCCAGCATCCCGATCGCCGAGCTGGCGGCCGGGCTGGACCGCCCGGAGCGCTTCCTCGGGCTGCACTTCTTCAACCCGGTCTGGGCGATGGCGCTGCTGGAGGTCGTGGTCGGCCCGGCCACCGCCGAGCAGACCACCGCGGCGGGTGTCGCGCTCGCCCGTCGGCTCGGCAAGGACCCCGTCGTGGTACGCGACCTGCCCGGCTTCGCCACCTCACGGCTGGGCGTGACGCTCGGCCTGGAGGCGATCCGTATGCTCGCCGACGGGGTGGCCAGCGCGGCCGACATCGACAAGGCGATGGTGCTGGGCTACCGGCATCCCGTCGGTCCGCTGGAGCTCACCGACCTGGTCGGACTGGACGTCCGGCTGGACATCGCCCACACGCTCCAGGCCGCGTACGGCGACCGGTTCGCCCCGCCGCCGCTGCTGGAGGAGTTGGTGGCCGCGGGCCGGCTGGGCAAGAAGTCGGGGCACGGCTTCTACCGCTGGGTCGACGGGTCGAAGGTGGACTCCCCGGACGGGGAGCCGACCCGATGA
- a CDS encoding class I SAM-dependent methyltransferase translates to MTEQPRAGDAYGELLRDALAVATGIGPRPLVGGRLPRPVIEIIERDDGLINGAPAAHYLDEPADWQPYDHRAVDRVVGATLDIGTGAGRIALLLQERGVPVTGLDTSLGALRVSRRRGVRDLVHATVDEHVADGRRYDTFLLLGNNLGLIEGRDRAPAFLAALAALARPGAQVIAHGTDPYGTRDPVHTGYHERNRRRGRLGGQLRLRLRYRELATDWFDYLCCSTEELAELVHGSPWQLVDVDDRDAPYYLATLRLTG, encoded by the coding sequence GTGACCGAACAGCCACGGGCCGGCGACGCGTACGGCGAACTGCTGCGGGACGCCCTCGCGGTGGCCACCGGGATCGGGCCCCGGCCGTTGGTGGGTGGTCGACTGCCCCGCCCGGTCATCGAGATCATCGAACGGGACGACGGGCTGATCAACGGCGCACCCGCCGCGCACTACCTGGACGAGCCGGCGGACTGGCAGCCGTACGACCACCGGGCGGTGGACCGGGTAGTCGGTGCGACCCTGGACATCGGCACCGGCGCCGGCCGGATCGCCCTGCTGCTGCAGGAGCGGGGCGTGCCGGTGACCGGGCTGGACACCTCGTTGGGCGCGCTGCGGGTCAGCCGCCGGCGCGGGGTGCGCGACCTGGTCCACGCGACGGTGGACGAGCACGTCGCCGACGGTCGGCGGTACGACACGTTCCTGCTGCTCGGCAACAACCTGGGGCTGATCGAGGGGCGGGACCGGGCCCCCGCCTTCCTGGCCGCGCTCGCCGCGCTGGCCCGGCCCGGCGCGCAGGTCATCGCGCACGGCACCGACCCGTACGGGACCCGGGACCCGGTGCACACCGGCTACCACGAGCGCAACCGGCGCCGGGGTCGGCTCGGCGGGCAGCTCCGGCTCCGGCTGCGCTACCGCGAGCTGGCCACCGACTGGTTCGACTACCTGTGCTGCTCGACCGAGGAGCTGGCCGAGCTGGTGCACGGCTCACCCTGGCAGCTGGTGGACGTCGACGACCGGGACGCCCCCTACTACCTGGCCACCCTCCGACTGACCGGCTGA
- the amcB gene encoding cyclophane-forming radical SAM peptide maturase AmcB, which translates to MRGLATVPSYVVMQPTTLCNLDCAYCYLPLRAAERRMPVSVAEAVAGSVNPWAADGRFSVVWHGGEPLAAGREQLAALIAPFGAAVEHHVQTNATLIDDAWCEFFAERQIRVSVSVDGPREHNGERTTRGGRPAYDRILRGVAALRRHGLPFSALAVVSRPAPGLATELYEYFLSLGCDVLGINIEETEGVNTRTNAHDPATVTSFWAELVAAWRRDPRIHLREVEWSLRYVAATLDGEADAVLPRRLDPIPTVGYDGSVTVLSPELAGFTDARYGDFSSGNVLRTPLVEILAAAERTSWVGEFLTGVEACRSSCAYFGFCGGGHAANRYFEHGRFDGTETEHCRNSKIRLLDGVLEHARDHQGPAAGTHRSRADGSDRRAGQGRR; encoded by the coding sequence ATGCGTGGGCTGGCCACGGTGCCGTCCTACGTCGTGATGCAGCCCACCACGCTCTGCAACCTCGACTGCGCCTACTGCTACCTTCCGTTGCGGGCGGCGGAGCGGCGGATGCCGGTGTCGGTGGCCGAGGCGGTGGCCGGGTCGGTCAACCCGTGGGCGGCGGACGGGCGCTTCTCCGTGGTGTGGCACGGTGGCGAGCCGCTGGCCGCCGGCCGGGAGCAGCTCGCCGCGCTGATCGCACCCTTCGGCGCGGCCGTCGAGCACCACGTGCAGACCAACGCCACGCTGATCGACGACGCCTGGTGCGAGTTCTTCGCCGAGCGGCAGATCCGGGTGAGCGTGAGCGTGGACGGGCCCCGGGAGCACAACGGGGAGCGGACGACCAGGGGCGGGCGGCCCGCGTACGACCGGATCCTGCGGGGGGTGGCGGCACTGCGCCGGCACGGGCTGCCGTTCTCGGCCCTGGCGGTGGTCAGCCGCCCCGCGCCCGGCCTCGCCACCGAGCTGTACGAGTACTTCCTCTCCCTCGGCTGTGACGTGCTCGGCATCAACATCGAGGAGACGGAGGGGGTCAACACCCGGACCAACGCCCACGATCCGGCGACGGTGACGTCGTTCTGGGCCGAGCTGGTCGCGGCCTGGCGGCGTGACCCCCGGATCCACCTGCGGGAGGTCGAGTGGTCGCTGCGGTACGTCGCGGCGACGCTGGACGGCGAGGCCGACGCGGTGCTGCCCCGCCGGCTCGACCCGATCCCCACGGTCGGCTACGACGGCTCGGTGACGGTGCTCTCGCCGGAGCTGGCCGGGTTCACCGACGCGAGGTACGGCGACTTCAGCAGCGGCAACGTGTTGCGTACCCCGTTGGTGGAGATCCTGGCGGCGGCCGAGCGGACGTCCTGGGTGGGTGAGTTCCTCACCGGGGTCGAGGCCTGCCGTTCGTCCTGCGCCTACTTCGGGTTCTGCGGTGGTGGCCACGCGGCCAACCGCTACTTCGAGCACGGGCGGTTCGACGGTACGGAGACCGAACACTGCCGCAACAGCAAGATCCGCCTACTGGATGGAGTGTTGGAGCATGCCCGAGACCACCAGGGACCGGCAGCCGGAACGCACCGGAGTCGAGCTGACGGGTCCGATCGCCGAGCGGGTCAGGGACGCCGCTGA
- a CDS encoding DUF2786 domain-containing protein, translated as MPEAMLSKIRKLLAKAEDPACTAAESAAFTAKATELIARYGVDQALLAARDPGVDPVGDRVVDVPAPYARDKAGLLAAVADPLRCRCVRRRDGAGYQLHLFGFASDLARVDLLFTSLLVQAAHGLAGAIVPAGEQPAAFRRSWLAGFAQVIGERLRQAEAGAATRIDGPSYALVLADRSDRVQRRVAEVYPRLRTAPPRRLVGRGFGSGVEAGHRADLGGTAIPTPSPPNPALPA; from the coding sequence ATGCCGGAGGCCATGCTCAGCAAGATCCGCAAGCTGTTGGCCAAGGCCGAGGACCCGGCCTGCACCGCCGCCGAGTCCGCCGCGTTCACCGCCAAGGCCACCGAACTGATCGCCCGGTACGGCGTCGATCAGGCCCTGCTCGCTGCCCGTGACCCGGGCGTCGACCCGGTCGGTGACCGGGTGGTGGACGTCCCGGCCCCGTACGCCCGGGACAAGGCCGGCCTGTTGGCCGCGGTCGCCGATCCGCTGCGCTGCCGCTGCGTACGTCGCCGGGACGGCGCCGGGTACCAGCTGCACCTGTTCGGCTTCGCCAGCGACCTGGCGCGGGTCGATCTGCTCTTCACCTCGCTGCTGGTGCAGGCCGCACACGGCCTGGCCGGGGCGATCGTGCCGGCAGGCGAACAGCCGGCCGCGTTCCGCCGGTCCTGGCTGGCCGGCTTCGCCCAGGTGATCGGTGAGCGGCTACGCCAGGCCGAAGCGGGGGCGGCCACCCGCATCGACGGCCCCTCGTACGCCCTGGTGCTTGCCGACCGGTCGGACCGGGTGCAGCGGCGGGTCGCCGAGGTCTATCCCCGGCTCCGGACCGCGCCACCCCGACGGCTGGTCGGCCGGGGGTTCGGCTCCGGAGTCGAGGCCGGTCACCGGGCCGACCTGGGCGGCACCGCCATCCCCACCCCGTCGCCACCGAACCCCGCTCTGCCCGCCTGA
- the purM gene encoding phosphoribosylformylglycinamidine cyclo-ligase codes for MTHVSERSGAGSSPTGAGGDRPWTAGNGRSGRKRTVSYADAGVSIEAGDRAVELLKSKVRQTRRPEVMGDLGGFAGLFRLDTSKYRNPILASSTDGVGTKLVIAQQLDIHDTVGIDLVAMVVDDLVACGAEPLFLLDYIATGEVVPDRVAEIGAGIADGCRYAGCALLGGETAEHPGVLRPDEYDISATGVGVVEESDILSPERVEVGDVVIAMRSSGLHSNGYSLVRHVLLGAGRMRLDVVIEDFGRQRTLGEELLTPTKIYAQDCLKLIAEAEVRALAHVTGGGIPGNLVRVLPEHVDAVVHRPTWKPQPIFDLIQTKGRIEDPEMEATFNMGVGMFAIVSAEDADRALATLTGRGVDAWQAGEIIEGTGAVQMVGHHTRG; via the coding sequence GTGACGCACGTGTCCGAGCGCAGCGGCGCAGGAAGCAGCCCGACCGGCGCTGGCGGCGACCGGCCCTGGACGGCAGGAAACGGCCGGTCCGGCCGCAAACGCACGGTCTCCTACGCGGATGCCGGGGTGTCCATCGAGGCGGGCGACCGGGCGGTCGAGTTGCTCAAGTCGAAGGTGCGCCAGACCCGGCGGCCCGAGGTGATGGGTGACCTGGGTGGCTTCGCCGGCCTGTTCCGGCTGGACACGTCGAAGTACCGGAACCCGATCCTGGCCTCCTCCACCGACGGGGTGGGCACCAAGCTGGTGATCGCCCAGCAGCTCGACATCCACGACACCGTCGGCATCGACCTGGTGGCGATGGTCGTGGACGACCTGGTGGCCTGCGGGGCCGAGCCGCTGTTCCTGCTCGACTACATCGCCACCGGTGAGGTGGTCCCGGACCGGGTCGCCGAGATCGGGGCCGGTATCGCCGACGGTTGCCGGTACGCCGGTTGTGCGCTGCTCGGTGGCGAGACCGCCGAGCACCCGGGTGTGCTGCGCCCGGACGAGTACGACATCTCCGCCACCGGCGTCGGGGTGGTGGAGGAGAGCGACATCCTCAGCCCGGAGCGGGTCGAGGTGGGCGACGTGGTGATCGCCATGCGCTCCTCGGGCCTGCACTCCAACGGGTACTCCCTGGTCCGGCACGTGCTGCTCGGCGCCGGCCGGATGCGGCTGGACGTGGTGATCGAGGACTTCGGTCGGCAGCGCACCCTCGGCGAGGAGCTGCTCACCCCGACCAAGATCTACGCCCAGGACTGCCTCAAGCTCATCGCCGAGGCCGAGGTGCGGGCCCTGGCCCACGTCACCGGCGGCGGCATCCCGGGCAACCTGGTCCGGGTCCTGCCGGAGCACGTGGACGCGGTCGTGCACCGCCCCACCTGGAAGCCCCAGCCCATCTTCGACCTGATCCAGACCAAGGGGCGGATCGAGGACCCGGAGATGGAGGCCACCTTCAACATGGGTGTCGGCATGTTCGCGATCGTCTCGGCCGAGGACGCGGACCGCGCGTTGGCCACCCTGACCGGTCGGGGCGTCGACGCCTGGCAGGCCGGCGAGATCATCGAGGGCACCGGCGCCGTGCAGATGGTCGGCCATCACACCCGGGGATGA
- a CDS encoding enoyl-CoA hydratase/isomerase family protein: MSGGLRVTEHPDRLVVTLDRPEKRNAIDADLIAALHEVCAELEARPRLLLLTGGTEGIFAGGADIGQLRDRGRLDALAAINSAAFARVRALPMPTVAAVDGPALGGGAELAYSCDLRVCTDRAVFGQPEVRLGILAGAGATHRLPALIGEARAKELLFTGRRVDAAEALRIGLVNRVVVEPGELLDVAHGLLDEIAKGSPLALRLTKLAVDAPPAAHPHLDLVSQAVLFSDEEKHRRMTEFLERGRTRRPAD, from the coding sequence ATGAGCGGTGGACTGCGGGTCACCGAACACCCGGACCGGTTGGTGGTGACGCTGGACCGGCCGGAGAAGCGCAACGCCATCGACGCCGACCTGATCGCCGCGCTGCACGAGGTCTGCGCCGAGTTGGAGGCCCGCCCGCGGCTGCTGCTGCTCACCGGGGGTACCGAGGGCATCTTCGCCGGCGGGGCGGACATCGGCCAGCTGCGGGACCGGGGTCGGCTGGACGCGCTCGCGGCGATCAACTCCGCGGCCTTCGCCCGGGTCCGGGCCCTGCCCATGCCGACCGTGGCGGCCGTGGACGGGCCGGCGCTGGGCGGCGGCGCCGAACTGGCGTACTCGTGTGATCTTCGAGTGTGCACGGACCGGGCGGTCTTCGGTCAGCCGGAGGTCCGACTGGGGATCCTGGCCGGTGCCGGCGCGACCCACCGGTTGCCGGCGTTGATCGGCGAGGCCCGGGCCAAGGAACTGCTCTTCACCGGCCGGCGGGTGGACGCCGCCGAGGCGCTGCGGATCGGCCTGGTCAACCGGGTGGTGGTCGAGCCCGGCGAGCTGCTGGACGTCGCCCACGGGCTGCTCGACGAGATAGCCAAGGGATCGCCCCTGGCGCTGCGGCTGACCAAGCTGGCGGTGGACGCCCCACCGGCCGCCCATCCGCACCTGGACCTGGTCAGTCAGGCGGTCCTTTTCTCCGACGAGGAGAAGCACCGCCGGATGACCGAGTTCCTGGAGCGGGGCCGCACCCGCCGCCCGGCGGACTGA